Proteins from one Streptomyces sp. NBC_00289 genomic window:
- a CDS encoding GntR family transcriptional regulator: MRIPAHSVCTAIRDDIVAGVYERGSRLTEELLARRYGVSRVPVREALRTLEAEGFVVTRRHAGACVAEPTEQEGADLLEMRMLLEPLGASRAAQRRTEAHLKVLRGLVRLGQERARRGNSEDLRSLGGWFHETLAQASGSPAMTSMLTQLRHKIAWMFLVDAPADPVDSWAEHGAIVDAVARGDSERARAVTALHTERATAAHRLRFGGGADRPDRVRNSQPPVNMSGLRH; this comes from the coding sequence ATGCGTATTCCGGCGCACTCGGTGTGCACGGCGATCCGGGACGACATCGTCGCGGGTGTCTACGAGCGCGGCAGCCGCCTCACCGAGGAACTGCTCGCCCGTCGCTACGGCGTCTCCCGCGTCCCCGTCCGCGAAGCCCTGCGCACGCTGGAGGCCGAGGGCTTCGTGGTGACCCGGCGGCACGCGGGCGCGTGCGTCGCGGAGCCCACCGAGCAGGAGGGCGCCGACCTCCTCGAGATGCGCATGCTCCTGGAGCCGCTCGGCGCCTCACGCGCCGCCCAGCGGCGTACCGAGGCCCACCTCAAGGTGCTGCGCGGCCTGGTGCGGCTGGGCCAGGAGCGGGCCAGGCGGGGCAACAGCGAGGACCTGCGCTCCCTGGGCGGCTGGTTCCACGAGACGCTCGCCCAGGCCTCCGGCAGCCCGGCGATGACTTCGATGCTGACCCAGTTGCGCCACAAGATCGCCTGGATGTTCCTGGTGGACGCGCCCGCCGACCCGGTGGACTCCTGGGCGGAGCACGGCGCGATCGTGGACGCCGTGGCGCGCGGTGACAGTGAGCGCGCGCGGGCGGTCACGGCGCTGCACACGGAGCGGGCGACGGCCGCGCACCGGTTGCGTTTCGGAGGGGGCGCTGACCGCCCGGACCGTGTGAGGAACTCGCAACCTCCCGTAAACATGTCGGGCCTGCGGCATTAA
- a CDS encoding HPr family phosphocarrier protein, which produces MAERRVNVGWAEGLHARPASIFVRATTAAGIPVTIAKADGNPVNAASMLAVLGLGAQGGEEIVLASDAEGADAALDRLAKLVAEGLEELPETV; this is translated from the coding sequence ATGGCTGAGCGCCGCGTCAACGTCGGCTGGGCGGAGGGCCTCCACGCCCGCCCCGCCTCCATCTTCGTCCGGGCCACCACGGCCGCAGGTATCCCCGTGACGATCGCCAAGGCCGACGGCAACCCCGTCAACGCGGCCTCCATGCTGGCTGTCCTGGGCCTGGGCGCCCAGGGCGGCGAGGAGATCGTCCTCGCCTCCGACGCCGAGGGCGCGGACGCCGCGCTCGACCGCCTCGCGAAGCTGGTGGCCGAGGGTCTCGAGGAGCTCCCCGAGACCGTCTGA